Sequence from the uncultured Flavobacterium sp. genome:
GGCTGGAGTTTTACAGGAACCAAAAGCGGAGGTTATGTAGTTTGGAATAGATATGAATATGTTCGCATTATGCAGGAATGGGGACCATTATTTAAAGATAAAACAGAAGCTGAAATTGATTCTAAAGATCTTTATAAATACAAGGAATATCAAAGAGCTTTAAAAAAGTATCGAGAAAAAGAAAAATATTCAAAAAATTGGTTGAAATCCTTAAATCATGATGTCGCAGTTTATCCTTTGGTAAAAGATACTTTAAAGTACTTTTTTCCTAAAGAAGATTACACCTACAAACAACTGGATAGTTTGTATAAAATATATAAAATAAATGATAAAAGATACAAACAAAGACGTGATGATAATGATAGAGATCTGGGAGCGTTAATATCTTATATGATGGTTAATTTGAATACTGACGAAAGTACTTTAGAAGAATTAGTAGATCAAAAAACTCAGCTTGATTCTATTGTAAATAAAAACCTGAATTTAGATTACAATGAGCGTCTGTTAATAGGGGACAATCCTAATGTTTTAGAAAAAGGTTACGGCAATAATAATGTCAGTAATAATAAAGCAGGACATCGATCTATTCAGGATCATTGCACAAAAATGGCAGGAGTTATTGGCGCTAATAGAGAAAACAATATAGGAATAAAAGGGATTGTTCAAAACGTTAAAATCATGCCTTTGAATATTTCTCCATCAGGAGATGAACATGATAAAGATATTACCATGGCTATACGCTATGCTGTAGACAATGGAGCAAAGATTATTAATATGTCTTTTAGTAAGCAGTTTTCTTTGCATCAGGAATGGGTTACAGAAGCTTTTAAATATGCTGAAGAACATAATGTACTATTAATTCGCAGTGCTGGTAATGAAGGTGATGATCTTGATAAGGTAAAATATTATACAACAGATACTAATTTTGAAGATAACAAAGAATTTTGCTCCAATTTTATGGTAGTCGGATCTGTCAGCCATAAATTAGATAGTACTTTTGTTTCTGATTATTCTAATTACGGAAAACAAAATGTAGACTTATTTGCTCCGGGAGACGAAATATACTCGACTGGTGCAGGTAATAGTTACAAATTTGATTCTGGTACTTCAATGGCTGTTCCGATGGTTTCAGGAACTGCAGCGTTAATTTGGCTTTATTATCCAAATCTAACTGTTGCACAGGTAAAACAAATCATTATGGATTCAGGAACATCTTATGATTTGCAAGTTATAGTTCCAGGTACGGAAAATAAAAAAGTACCATTTTCGGAATTATCCAAATCAGGAAAAGTATTAAATGTTTACAATGCAATGCAACTTGCCGATAAGGTCAGTAAAAAGAAAAAAACAACGTCTAAATATTAAATAGACTTCAATTTAAGAAATGCTAAAATCAATTTATTTAATTCTTCTTTCAACCTTATTTTTAGTTAGTTGTAAACCTGTAAAACAATCAGATATTCCTTTTAAGAAAGACATTAAAAAAAAACTTACAGCTACAGAATTAAAAACCTGGTATCAAAAAGATTATCAAGAAGATGCTATTCCAGGTATTTCACTAGATAAATGGTATCGTTTAAATAAAAAGAAGCCTAAAACCGAAGTTATTGTAGCCGTTATAGATACTCAAATTGATAAAAATCATGAGGATTTGCAAGGACAACTTTGGACAAATAATAAAGAAATCCCTAATAATGGTATAGATGATGATGATAATGGGTACGTAGATGATACACAAGGATGGAATTTTACTGCAAAAAAAGATAGCTATATTGTTTGGGGAAATTTTGAATATGTTAGGCTAATAAGAGATTTTCAAGGCAAATTTGAAGGTCAAAATGAAACTACAGTTTCTA
This genomic interval carries:
- a CDS encoding S8 family peptidase; the protein is MIKLFYIIILFFLLLVSCKSTIEPSNFSKITILKKELTATELKIWYRKDYKEDTIPGISLDKWYRLNKKRPKSKSIIVAVIDTQIDINHEDLQGQLWTNSKEIPNNDIDDDHNGYLDDINGWSFTGTKSGGYVVWNRYEYVRIMQEWGPLFKDKTEAEIDSKDLYKYKEYQRALKKYREKEKYSKNWLKSLNHDVAVYPLVKDTLKYFFPKEDYTYKQLDSLYKIYKINDKRYKQRRDDNDRDLGALISYMMVNLNTDESTLEELVDQKTQLDSIVNKNLNLDYNERLLIGDNPNVLEKGYGNNNVSNNKAGHRSIQDHCTKMAGVIGANRENNIGIKGIVQNVKIMPLNISPSGDEHDKDITMAIRYAVDNGAKIINMSFSKQFSLHQEWVTEAFKYAEEHNVLLIRSAGNEGDDLDKVKYYTTDTNFEDNKEFCSNFMVVGSVSHKLDSTFVSDYSNYGKQNVDLFAPGDEIYSTGAGNSYKFDSGTSMAVPMVSGTAALIWLYYPNLTVAQVKQIIMDSGTSYDLQVIVPGTENKKVPFSELSKSGKVLNVYNAMQLADKVSKKKKTTSKY